AACAAAAGTGGAGTCGACTTTTCACTGCCTTCATGTTCAGTCTGAAGTGATCATTGATGTGTACTTACACTGAGAAATAAACGGAGCCAGTCTAATGGTACTATGGGGACGCAACTTAATTACTCAAGAATGCTCTTGTTAAATCCACTTCATTCAAGTAGTTAGCCCTGAATGAAGTGGCCACCCACTGACCCCTGCTGgtaaaaataattggaggccgACATTAcagtctttaagaggctgtggtgcCCTCCTTTTTTAAGCCAGCAAAGACAGTGGTGTCTTGTGAAAATAGGCAACCTAAGACCACCAGTGGTAGAAACCATTTTGCCATAGCTTGCTGGGAAATAACActccaaatttaggctaaattttggcaagggaacaACTAGCATGACCATTTTCAAAGAGATCCCTTGAACTTTCAAGTTAAGATTTCTGCATGGGTTCTATAGGTACCAACGAGTCTCCCATtaacttgagaaggcttgttcctggtaaatgttttcttcctttaagcccagttcagaccaaagattcacgatgaGACAAAACCGTTCAAGAACGTTGCAgaaaaaagttgcagcggtgtgaactggccgtctgagctcgactcaagccggccgATGGTGTCACCTTCAGCTCCGCTGGTCAAAGAAAGTAAAGCTCatcaacagccaatcaacttgtagtgaagtccctggtcaagtcaaaatgacctcagatgGCATGTTCCCTTactgcggcaggtgctccgtccctgtctcattgactgattaattggtgctgGTTCTTTGTTATCGTGGGGTATTTatcatgaatacagtccatctgatgcttgttaTACATTTTCtactgtttcatcactactacaaatgcaactgtagccaatatctcactatcactatcctcattcatatttcaagaggctacaaattatattcagccacaaaataaacctgaaaagctgcaaatcagaacggaagtacagagttgttgcatagagatgatacaccgtctcatctagttgcattggtgtgaactccAAAAAGCACTAAGCTAAAGATAAATTATGCTTTTCAACATTATAGGCAAGATTACAGTATCATTTTTGTGTTGTACATTTTAAGagtggaaaaaagaacaagagcACCATGTAAAAGCTTGGGCACCTCAAGACACGTCAGCTCAACTTTTgccagggtctcagaccataattagcttgttagggctctggattgttcacagtcatcgttacgaaagcaaatttcaaatgcaaatgcaaatttcaaagctttataaatactctgactccttagaccttgtcccaacaatcagcagccatgggctcctcgaaaaagctgcctagcactctgaaaaccaaaataactgaagcccacaaagcaggagaagactataagaagatagcaaagtgttttcaagtGAGGTCTAACAAAATTTTGAGCATGCCATTGTATGACGTATAAACGGTGTCCAGGCTAAATGATGACAGATAATACATAtcgctttttttttgtcttaactCTTACTGTTAGTAATATTGTATACATGCAGACGTTATACTGCACTGTGTCTTCTGCCAGGTCTGTTAGACGAGCACACTTTGAAACGCTGCCAGAGGGTTTGTCTATACTGGCAACACCTTGCACAAGAAACCGAGGAGGAAATGAAGTTCAGAAGACATTTTCAGGATCAAGTTACGGCTATGATGAAGGTGGAGTGTTTGTATATTTACAGGATTCAAAAGTGTGTAAAGTTGTAGTTTTTAAAGATGAAATCGAATGACAGTaaagtttttttctgttctaGAGGTGTAAAGGTATTAATATGGTCAGTCCGACTTACGCCAACATCATTGAAGTCCCCGTGCCTGTCAAGGATGATGACAAAGTTGATATTCATCCCAGTGTCCAACAGGTCAACTATCAACACCAGAGTTCTAAGAACTTCAGTTTTTGTACCAGAAATACATTAGTCAGTAtgttgattttttctttttgacctTTATTTCACAGGTCAGTCCATTTGAAGCTGCTTATGCCAAAATTGAAACCAAGATGGTGCAAATGGAAGAGCGAAATGTTTACTGTGGTGCATATTTCACCACGGTGCTGCTGGACAAGTTAGTGCGTTCAGTTTTCTTTATTGTTAAGACTGCCTAACTAAACCCCGCAAGCTGGAATAAAAAACGTATTTGTTGGGGTTTGACAGAGAAGACCAACGTCGAGTGGTGGACTACAGAGGTGGATCATTCATGGCAATGAGCTCCAAGGACCGGGCGGTGCGTCTGCTTTACATGGTGTCAGAAACAAAAGTTGTGTCCGTGATGAAGGGCCATGTTGGCGGCATCCGGGCCGTGCTGCACTGTGAGGACAGAGACCTGCTGATAACTGCCAGCTGCGACTCGAGTATCAGGTGAGGAGGAGACGGACGCTCGTTACTGACAATGATGAAACGTTCCTCTTTGTGACTGAAGTTGAATTGATGGGGTGGGTGTTTATTTGTTCTGTGTAGGTGTTGGGATGTGAAGACAGGAAGGTGTGTGATGGTGCTGTATGGTCACAGCGGCACCATCAACTGCCTGGACGTCCACAGGGACAGACTTGTCTCAGGAGCCAGAGACCGTTCAGTAAAAGGTGAGCAGCCTTTGAAGAATAAATGTCTCTGTTCAGACATTCAGAAATATGAATAATCTGGAAGTTTTATGGTTTAGAAATACAGTCTCGTAGTTGAATTTGCACATGAGCTTTACTGCTGTTTgtatttggggtttttttacaCAAGATTCTTTGTAAATTTATACAAAGGATTCAAGCGATGACCCTTTTTGTGACGCTGCCAACACATTTCTAAGATTAAGACAATAATCTGGATGTTTtcaaggagcagtgtgtaggatttagtggcatatagtggtgaggactgcagactgcaaccaactgaaacttctcgtGTGCCGTAAGTGAACCCACGTtgaggattccttcagtgttcgttGTTCATGAGATTTTTATGGGGAGCTGAATCAtcccagaggtctcttcctctcaaaaataAATGGACCAGGGGATAAAAACTAAAGCAGTTTCAGTTACAAATCATGCTATTTGAAGATGGGCCGCTATAGCAGCACCTGCTAAcgtgtgctcatcttttttctctgataacttaagatctagatgttcaggaggttttttccTGGCAACGAaatatccgcagaggtctcctacTCTCCTAAAACAGatgttgtgatgtataaaaagaGACTTGATGGGACAAACTTTGACCCACgcttacaaacattttagaAACGGGAAATTggtgatgcagatggtgaggtggaagcttGACTGTAGTAACTGTTGAACATTTTTTGGCGCACACCATTTTCGGCTTTTGTCCgtatacatttttagtatggatcctactcattgttttataaatgagacactgaatgaagcagtttcacattacaaatcagtgtcttCCAATGCTGCTCATCTGCaaactacggtggctgatgcaaaaacacaaatggccctatctagagccagtgttatGGGTCCGttatgggctactgtagaaacagggCGGACTCCATGAACGAGGACCTGTCCCCTATGTAGATATGaccagctcattctaaggtaacaaaaacacaacattttttggtgattatacactaaagaaaacatactattatattccattctggccaatatatccccttaaatcctacacactggacctttagtgCTTTAAAACATTATGTTAACTGAACTTATCCACCACATTGCAAGTGTGGAGTCTACACACAGGGAAGCATTTTGAAGAGTTTAATTTTAAGCACCCGAGTCCTGTCCAATGTGTGAGGATCAACACAAGaacagtctacagctgctgtgatggAGGCCTTGTTAAAATATGGGACATGGAGAACGCATCGCTGCTCAGGGTGAGGATATGAGTCATTTGTTAAGGACactatactgtacatacatctacatttgatatatttgcatttgtttataCATTTCTCCCAAAGGTGATTGACGCCCACAGGAGCTCTGTGAAGTGTCTGTTCTTTGACGAATGGCACCTTTTATCCGGGGACTATAACGGTCAGGTCATGGCCTGGAGCACCGCCTGCGACACTAAAGAGTGTCTCATGACCTTCAACCACCCAAAGTAAGCAAGAAACCTCTGGAGTTGATGATGCCCAGAGAGTTACTTGGTGATGAGCAGACTGTCTCGTCACAGTATCGGTATCTTCAAGATGATATATGTACATGTATCAAACCTTCCAAACCTTTCAAGTTTTGATACTTTTGAGAAATATGGTGCCAGTTTCTCCGAGACGTTCTGTTATAATACAGGGCAAGTAGTGTGAAGGGCAAGTAGTAGACGTCCCACTTACCTCTGCAGTCTTGTGCTGTATTCCATTGCTGTTGgaataatctgaaaaatgagTTCCCAATCATATTGCTCACCTGATCTTTTTCCTAAGCTCTTTATTCTGTCATCATGCTGTTTAAACGTTCCAAGCAAGAAAGTACAGTACAGCACATCTTTGTAGTGTcagtgttgtttccacattacaacttGAAGCTCACGAACACGAGTCATGAGCACTTGGACATTCGACAGGCTGACCGGTACATAGCAGACACTAGAAAGAGTTGCTCATTTTGCCCATCATTAGTTTcgtcaacatttgttttttaattgtaaagGGATACATTGTCATtagtatgtttttaaatgtattttgtcaCCATCTCCCTACCCACTGCCATTCCTGACACTGCTAGCCATATATTATCATCTAATAACCCTAAATGTTGACTTGAATGTTGACTTGTCTGCAGGGAGGTCAGATCTCTGACTCTCGTGTACCTCCGTGTCATCACTGGCTGTGTGGATGGAAAGATTCGCATATTTAATTTCCTCACCGGAGACTGTCTGAGAGACATCACGGCAGAGGCAGAAACAGGCCGAATACTGTCGCTGCACTTTCACGACAACAGGTGACTCAgatgtttattttctattattgtTGGAAGGGCATGTTGTTGTGTTACGCCCCTTAAGCCTTGGTCAGTAAAGGAAATGGATGATAATGTTTGAGGTAAATGTCAGGTCAGCAGAAGGCCTAAAAAAAGCTTCAAGGTCAGGCTACTTGACCTTTGTTATGAACACACTCCATCTATCGTCTTCCAGTTGTGGCGGAGGGAACACAGCTGCCCAGGTAAGGGTGTCTAACTGGCTCCATTTCCATCGCTTCCAAGTTTAAGAGGAAGGGGCATTGTCCTGTGCCCCAGGCTCAACAAATGAGAGTCTCTTTTTAGATGTGTGCATTTATCAAGAAACAGTTGAGGTGATTTAGAGTGAGCCAGGTGACGGTATATACAGTGTTACACTCTGTATGTTGAGCTGTGATTCTCCTTGATCAAGTCTTCATTAAATACTGTGTGTGATCCATCAAAGTCTCTCTGAGGTCTCCTTCAGCTGTTAAATCATCAGCTCTGAAAGTTCTTCAACAATTGTATTATTCTTATTAGTGTGGTCTTCAGATACATTTGTGTCTCATACTTTCTCTCTACACTTTCCTTCAGTATATTAGTGAATGCGACATCCGGTGTGAAGCTCTACCACTTTGCCAAAGTGTTCTGGGATTACAAAGAGTCAACAGAGAGAGGCCAGGCTGATGTGGCGGCTCAGGATGGGTTGGTTTCGGTCAGAAAGCTTCCCCTCACCTCTGTCGGGGCCGATCACACAGCAGTGGTGGCATCACACAGCCAACAGATGCACGACTGTAACAAGAAACCAAGGAGAGCTGAGCTGCTTTACGACACCTGCTCCCTGCCCACCTCTGATAAATGTCGAGCACAAGGTGAGCATGCTCAAGTCAGAAATAGTGGAAATATGTTTTGATATCAGTTGAGTGAAATTTTTCCTTCATAGCCAGGGAGCGCTGTGAGACTGCTGAACAGTCTGTGATGCTGAGTGAGAAGGCAACGCGTGAACGGATACAGAAGAGGGGGCTCCATCATCCTCGGACACGCGACTCCATCCTCCTCAGGGTCAACGCCATCCAGAAGGCACAGTGCAAGGACGAAGTCAGCATCAACATGGAAGTCAACGCCAGGCTAAGAGATTCCTGGGGCCCTCACACGTCTCAGGATCCTCTGCACTGCCACCTGAAACATGATGTTCATCCCAGGAGGGCCGAGACATGTGTTCCAATTTTAAAGAGAACCGTCAGTCAAAATACGTCAAACACGGTCCAGCGCAGAGATGTCTCCACAACTCCCGTCACCACGCCAAGACGCCACGCCTGttcatttcctaaaacagcACCGCCTCACAGCGCTGACACACGCAGGGCAATGAAGAGGATGAGTGGATTCAATACAGGCGCCACAGAGGGCCCGCGGGCTCCTGCGTGCATGAGATCGCTACCTAATCCAGAACGCTCCATGAAGAGAAGCACCAGCTTGCCCAAGATCGGCCCCGTGGgtccaatcagagagcaggGAGGACTCAGGCTGCTCACCGTGACCCAGCTGGAAGACAATCGAGCCAAGATGGATCTCATGCAGAACTGTGAGCAGAAACTGTCCAAGAGGAATAACAAGCTGGAAACACTGTGAATAAAGTCACACATGCATCAATAAATACtagtttattttacttttttatgatatgtgTCAGCAGAACTCCACTGCACAGTGGGTGTTTAGGATCTCTGGTAGTCCATGGGACatatagttttttaaatgtgatgtttcatTAACAGTCCACTAGGGGTCAGTATTGTATCATCTGATTGTGGCTGAGCGGTACAGAGGAGTTTTACTAAGCAGTTTGCTTTAGATTTTATATTACTTTTTCTGTTCATTTGTAGTTTAATTATTtatcagatgtatttttttcgCCTTTTCTTCACTTTAACGTTTAAAGTTACTATTTATATATTCAGTTATAAAGGGAGGAGATGCACACACAGTTAAGTCTGTTTTTAATGCAGTACCCTTTACATATTTTATGGAATATGCATCTATAGTTTGACTGCATCgaaatttgtaaaataaaaagtagtattttcacattttttaacatttaagaatttgattttttcctcCCAGTAATTACAGTATTCTGTTTTGTGATTTAGGCCCTGTGTACACATACACAGGAAAATCAGTGGATGAGAATATCCTCCCTACGGAATATCTAAACACTACAAAGAGCAAGTGTTAAGTGGTCGGCACTGATTACTGTAAGTGTTGAAATTGTCCCACCATCTTCTGGTTCGATCAGGTCTGATCTAAACTAGTGTTTCTGGTGGTTTTAACCGCAGACACTGAGGTAGAGCAAAAACACTGAGCACAGCAGATGCCTCTTTTTGCTCTTGAAGCGGTGCAGCAATACTAAATCTAAGTGTAAAGTACTTGTAGTCATTAGACAAAGCAGAGCTAAGCTTTTTGGCCTCTTGTCAACAAACAAATATGTCATATGTCcctaaaactgaattttttaaagGCCTTCTACGGTGCAGGTTCTTCAAAACTCCTGTTACTGTTATTCTGTGTGGACATGTAATACGGAGCATCTAGGAAACCATGTTTTTCATTTCCTCAATTTGCACATGCCCATTGTTTCTTTGTGCAATGAGTATGCGCCAGAAACAGTTACAACAGCAGTGGACAGCCAGTTTGTTTCCAtgttgttagcactgcttggtctaatgaGTATTTTACACTTAGACTTAGTGCTGCTGCACCACTTCATGGGTGTATGGAGCCGTCTGCTGCGCCCAATGTCGTTTGGTCCGCCAACAGCGTTCACGGTTCTAAGTCCGCCAGTCCACTGGTTTTGGATCAGACCTGATCAAACCAGCAGACGATTTTGAGAGTGGGATTGTTGTCGATGAGGACTGCAGGGAACAGTTAAGCATGTCCTGAGCATCACTTGTGTGTTTGATTAAGTTCCATCATCCTTAAATCGAAGGGGAATCAACGGTGACGAGATCTCCAGGAGGTGTTTTGGAAAATTTATCCTGTAAAGTCAATTCAGTGCGCGTGACGAGGAGCTATAGACAGCTGACACCGGTGAATGGTCAGAGTTGTTTGTGCATTCTAGTGTGGACGGAGATATTCTGGAAAACAAAGGTTATgaggacatctttttttttttattaagcaGAGGgggaaatgtctgttttaaaaaatatctgtatatgtgtaCACAGAGCCTAACTCTACAAAAAGGCCTTTCAAGCTCTCAGATTCCAGCAGTTAGAATAATCAGTGCCGACCACTTTGTACCTGCTGTTTGTACCagagtgttttcattttctgtagaAAGAATATTCTCATTCACTGATTTTCCTTCGGTTAATGAATCATCCTGAAAAACACTTCTTCACTAATCAAGTTACAACAAATCTTTGTGATCTTTAGCGTCTGCTGTACTTCAAACAAGAAGTCATCAGAGTGAGAGGAGTTAGTCCCATCCAGGGAGACCTTTCACCCTGCCACCTGCCCTCTAGCCCCAATGCCTCGGGGGCATCATTAGGGGCGAGGAGGTTGAAGATCAGGGAGAAGGTCCTCTGCtttgacagcagcagcacaacagcTGGGCACCAGTGAATAACAAAGGGTTATGAGGAGAACTGACTGGCTGAGATGTCCCACTCTGGAGAATCTCTTCTTTCAGGAGCGTTCTGCTGCTAATTAATTTGGTCTGCAGAAACTGGGGATAATGGCGtctccccctccttctcctcctgtgGCAGTGTGACGTAGGCAGACAATGCAATCCCCTCCTGCCACCCTGAGCTCGGCTTAGCTTCACCACGCAGCACAGCTCCCCCATTGTTTCATCAGGTACGGAGTCTCTTGTCCAGGACCGGCAGAGCTGCAGGGGGGATAATGAGCGTAAAATCAAAGCAAAGTTAGAAAAGAGAAAGTCTTCATGGAGGATGCTCTTAGACCTTGTGCTCCCCAGAGCAGGCCCAAGGGTTGGCCGGGGAGTGGAGGGTACAGGTTTATTTATGCATGAGGAGGAGCTTCAAATACATGACAGTTAACCCTCTCGCCGTGAAAGGAGGTTTTAAGGGTTTGGGAGAAGGCGACAAAAGACGATTCAGTACGACTCAGCTGACCTCTGATCCGCGTCGATCTCCATCTCCAAAGACGTATATTTGCATCATAGTTCATTtgtcaaattaatttttcaATTTTGTCATGCTGTGTCAGCGGCAGGGTTGAACTCTTAATTTGATTTAGACTAAAGCTGTAGAAATAGAATGAATAGAGAGGACGGTGGACTGTTTGAGATCTTGGCATATTCTGGCACATTTAGTTtccttattaaacagaaaaatacaaccataCACCAATCCAAATTTATCTCTTCCACCAAACTAAGACTAACATTGGTTTAATTTCTTTGTTAACTCATCgcaaaacacactgaattcaAACTGGACAGACGtgaaataaaactcaccaaagcTGTCTCAGTTAGTCTCGTCAGTCATCTAgttagttagtccactgttcGAACattcaccagctctggtttagTTGAAATGAATCCTTAATTCTGCAAGTTAGATGTGTAAATATACTTATCTGCACGTTATTTAGATCCCCGTATCTGCCtctcagctgtccactgagcagcagctctcactCGTTCTTGGTTTGTTTCAACATACAtgaaataaatgtcaaaaaacaaaacaaaatatgtaattGATAGTTACCATTGTGTATCTGAAAACGTACTACTCCTCTGCCTGTTTGGTTGTTACTGCAAAACCTCATCTCAGCGAGTCTGTGGCTTTATgtatgtcagtttgtttttacagacGTTTAGCGGATGTTAGCCCGCTATGGTTCCAATGGCAGTAGTACACATAAAAATGCTGACCATCCTGCTATGTTGATTTGTACTAGAGTTTTAAtcaaaccccccaaaaaatggtCTGATCCCACATAAACCTAAACAGTCAGTCTCTGTCCAAGCCCGACTTGAGCTCGAACCCtggcagcagttttgggcccgagcctgattaaaaacctgaatttctactgtaaaaaaaaaaaaatgcaaaaaataaaataaaataaattaaaaaattaaattaactttaattttaataatttaattaaaaattaaaataaaaaatgtatttttttacaattaaaacatttattacgTGCAAAGGGCTGATGTGTTCCCTTGCACCTCCTCTTATTTATTTCGTCTGACTCCTGTTATTTCAATAGTCTGCTGTCGGCTCTGCGTCTTGTGCACAACGTGTTCAGCAGAGGGTTGCACCCCTCAGAGCGTCTCCATCTTCAGTGCACAGAGCAGTCCATGGTGATCGAGCACATGTATGATGATCACTGCTCTCGGACTGCTGAGGAGGCAGAAGCAACCACTGCGAACCTAGTCTCCTTGTagcttctgtctctctctcccctggTTATCCACGATATTGCTCTGCTGTTCCATCacactctctttctgtctctttccctctggATTCAGTCCAATGCAACTCCTGACATTTGCACACAAGAGCTGCCAGTTTCATCGGTACATTGGTGAAAATGCAGTTGATTCAAGCCTGGGAAATATTAAGAAATCACAGCCCGGCCCAGCCCGACCTCGTGGGCGggcagagaat
The Epinephelus moara isolate mb chromosome 13, YSFRI_EMoa_1.0, whole genome shotgun sequence genome window above contains:
- the fbxw10 gene encoding F-box and WD repeat domain containing protein 10B yields the protein MKSVTFGISASACELDRQTAEGCAHMCGMCPSCVFASKPPGSAPCVWRVSDGFRRRFMVELLLRCRDVKVLENIQRVLGVTSWSLFNYARSRSTAAPQGHRCRGMDGKPHGMDLNQIWDWFNSSPDWTQFHYLCRLFSLCDPELLRMVANLTSVLLVRQKRGFLQFNVSGRSTCQRDEDSDGDSEDPALMVVPGSSKSVSGVSRYRDFISCLPVDLSKRILGLLDEHTLKRCQRVCLYWQHLAQETEEEMKFRRHFQDQVTAMMKRCKGINMVSPTYANIIEVPVPVKDDDKVDIHPSVQQVSPFEAAYAKIETKMVQMEERNVYCGAYFTTVLLDKEDQRRVVDYRGGSFMAMSSKDRAVRLLYMVSETKVVSVMKGHVGGIRAVLHCEDRDLLITASCDSSIRCWDVKTGRCVMVLYGHSGTINCLDVHRDRLVSGARDRSVKVWSLHTGKHFEEFNFKHPSPVQCVRINTRTVYSCCDGGLVKIWDMENASLLRVIDAHRSSVKCLFFDEWHLLSGDYNGQVMAWSTACDTKECLMTFNHPKEVRSLTLVYLRVITGCVDGKIRIFNFLTGDCLRDITAEAETGRILSLHFHDNSILVNATSGVKLYHFAKVFWDYKESTERGQADVAAQDGLVSVRKLPLTSVGADHTAVVASHSQQMHDCNKKPRRAELLYDTCSLPTSDKCRAQARERCETAEQSVMLSEKATRERIQKRGLHHPRTRDSILLRVNAIQKAQCKDEVSINMEVNARLRDSWGPHTSQDPLHCHLKHDVHPRRAETCVPILKRTVSQNTSNTVQRRDVSTTPVTTPRRHACSFPKTAPPHSADTRRAMKRMSGFNTGATEGPRAPACMRSLPNPERSMKRSTSLPKIGPVGPIREQGGLRLLTVTQLEDNRAKMDLMQNCEQKLSKRNNKLETL